From a region of the Mus pahari chromosome 12, PAHARI_EIJ_v1.1, whole genome shotgun sequence genome:
- the LOC110329322 gene encoding keratin-associated protein 19-4-like, protein MCYGNYFGGLGYGYGGLGYGYGGLGYGYGGLGYGYGGLGYGYGGLGYGYGCGCGSRYAYSTYRPCCYGRLSGFY, encoded by the coding sequence ATGTGCTACGGAAACTACTTTGGTGGCCTGGGCTACGGTTATGGTGGCCTGGGTTATGGCTATGGTGGCCTGGGCTACGGCTATGGTGGCCTGGGCTACGGCTATGGTGGCCTGGGCTACGGCTATGGTGGCctgggctatggctatggctgtggctgtggctctcgCTATGCCTACAGCACCTATCGTCCATGCTGCTATGGAAGGCTTTCTGGATTCTACTAA
- the LOC110329339 gene encoding keratin-associated protein 6-5-like, producing the protein MCGYYGNYYGGRGYGCCGYGGLGYGYGGLGYGYGGLGCGYGSYYGXGYRGLGCGYGYGCGYGSGSLYGCGYGCGSGYGSGFGYY; encoded by the coding sequence ATGTGTGGCTACTACGGAAACTACTATGGCGGCAGAGGCTATGGCTGCTGTGGCTATGGAGGCCTGGGCTATGGCTATGGAGGCCTGGGCTATGGCTATGGAGGCCTGGGCTGTGGCTATGGCTCCTACTATGGCTNTGGCTACCGTGGACTGGGCtgtggctatggctatggctgtGGGTATGGCTCAGGTTCTCTctatggctgtggctatggctgtggctcTGGCTACGGATCTGGATTTGGCTACTACTAA